A genomic segment from Neobacillus sp. YX16 encodes:
- a CDS encoding IS110 family transposase, whose product MDVIIERACGMDVHKDNITACILTPDGKEIQTFSTKTVFLLKLIDWVKEHQCTHVAMESTSVYWKPIVNLLESEGIEFLVVNAQHMKALPGRKTDVKDAEWIAQLLRHGLLKASFIPNRTQRELRELVRYRRSIIEERARQHNRVQKVLEGANIKLGSVVSDIMGVSSKDMLRAIADGEDDPEKLANFARRTMKKKKEELELALQGYVNPHQRLMLKTILTHIDFLTEQIEMLDQEIAKRVSSYEEDIERLDSIPGIARRMAEQILAEIGTDVKKQFPTAAHLCSWAALVPGHNESAGKRKSTKTKKGNKYLRSALTEAAQSVRGSKNYLGALYRRTAGRKGKKRAAIVVAHAILRIAYYLLTRKEMYVDLGEDYFDKQRQVSIVRHSVRRLENLGYTVTITEAS is encoded by the coding sequence ATGGATGTAATCATTGAAAGAGCATGTGGTATGGATGTTCATAAGGATAATATCACTGCGTGTATTTTGACACCTGATGGAAAGGAGATTCAAACGTTTTCTACAAAAACAGTTTTTCTACTCAAGTTAATAGACTGGGTTAAGGAACATCAATGCACCCATGTCGCAATGGAAAGTACAAGTGTTTATTGGAAACCTATTGTTAATCTACTAGAATCTGAAGGAATTGAGTTTTTAGTTGTGAACGCCCAACATATGAAGGCACTCCCAGGTCGTAAGACCGACGTTAAAGATGCCGAATGGATTGCACAACTTCTTCGCCATGGTTTACTCAAAGCTAGTTTCATTCCAAATCGGACTCAAAGGGAACTTCGAGAACTTGTCCGTTATCGCCGTAGTATTATAGAAGAACGTGCAAGACAACATAATCGGGTTCAAAAAGTTTTAGAAGGAGCCAATATCAAACTCGGTTCAGTTGTATCTGATATTATGGGTGTTTCCTCAAAGGATATGCTTCGAGCTATAGCCGATGGCGAGGATGATCCTGAGAAACTAGCAAACTTCGCTCGTCGTACAATGAAAAAGAAAAAAGAAGAACTTGAATTAGCACTTCAGGGCTATGTTAACCCACATCAACGATTAATGCTCAAAACGATTTTAACTCACATTGATTTCCTAACTGAGCAAATTGAAATGTTAGATCAAGAGATAGCCAAACGAGTTAGCTCTTATGAAGAAGATATTGAAAGACTGGATTCGATTCCTGGAATCGCCAGAAGAATGGCTGAACAAATCCTAGCTGAAATCGGTACTGATGTTAAAAAACAATTTCCAACTGCGGCTCATCTTTGTTCATGGGCAGCCCTAGTACCTGGACATAATGAAAGTGCTGGGAAAAGAAAATCAACTAAAACTAAAAAAGGAAATAAGTATTTAAGATCAGCATTAACTGAAGCAGCTCAATCAGTCAGGGGTTCAAAAAACTATCTTGGTGCATTGTATCGTCGAACAGCAGGACGAAAAGGCAAAAAAAGAGCAGCTATAGTAGTTGCCCATGCGATATTGCGAATCGCATATTACCTGTTAACTAGAAAAGAAATGTATGTAGACTTAGGCGAAGACTACTTCGATAAACAAAGACAGGTTTCAATTGTACGCCATTCGGTTCGAAGACTAGAAAACTTAGGTTATACAGTTACAATAACAGAGGCTTCCTAA
- a CDS encoding GNAT family N-acetyltransferase has protein sequence MKIIGEDNVKIDMVFDYEIGNDLTSNIQELLSECFQEDFPKNRIYFKQLPHFRFVVFNDKNQLVGQVGIDYRVMNLNGNPIRVLGLIDLCVTQNTRSQGIGSMLLLKIEQFCCNRNIDFLLLFADNKTLYLKNGYKSVTNKCKWLKIDHISQITRDIGYEVIDGLMIKEVGKSGWSEGDLDFLGYLY, from the coding sequence ATGAAGATAATTGGAGAAGATAATGTGAAGATAGATATGGTATTTGATTATGAGATAGGTAATGATTTAACTTCAAATATACAAGAATTGTTAAGCGAATGTTTTCAAGAAGACTTTCCAAAAAACAGAATTTATTTCAAACAATTACCTCATTTTAGATTTGTAGTTTTTAACGACAAAAATCAACTTGTAGGACAGGTAGGAATAGATTACAGAGTGATGAATCTTAACGGAAATCCTATAAGAGTGCTTGGTCTAATTGATTTATGTGTCACCCAAAACACTCGCTCACAGGGGATAGGTTCGATGTTACTTTTAAAAATTGAACAGTTTTGTTGCAATAGAAATATTGATTTTTTATTGTTATTTGCTGACAACAAAACGTTGTATTTAAAAAATGGGTACAAGTCAGTTACGAACAAATGTAAATGGTTAAAAATTGACCATATAAGTCAAATTACAAGGGATATAGGTTATGAAGTAATTGATGGATTAATGATTAAAGAAGTTGGTAAGTCTGGTTGGAGCGAAGGAGATCTAGATTTTTTAGGCTATCTTTATTAA
- a CDS encoding DUF1801 domain-containing protein, which produces MGTPWQIELSNRLREMVHQTIPMVEERIQYKKPHFLKNGHYAAVISPSKNAIAFMIMNAKGLEFLKGFEGPEERKWIKIKEGDTPDYTLLSTLLTQATESLQ; this is translated from the coding sequence TTGGGAACACCTTGGCAAATTGAACTCTCTAACCGTTTGAGAGAGATGGTCCACCAAACCATACCCATGGTTGAAGAGCGTATTCAATACAAGAAGCCTCATTTTCTGAAGAACGGTCACTATGCAGCGGTGATTTCCCCATCGAAGAATGCGATCGCTTTCATGATTATGAATGCGAAAGGACTAGAATTCCTGAAGGGCTTCGAGGGTCCGGAGGAACGCAAGTGGATCAAAATTAAAGAGGGAGATACTCCTGACTACACACTACTATCTACTCTGCTCACTCAGGCCACCGAATCACTCCAGTGA